In Corticium candelabrum chromosome 1, ooCorCand1.1, whole genome shotgun sequence, the genomic stretch tcagagttttgatgctgaataATAACCAGAGCCCCAAGGTCTTAACCACTAAGGAGAAAAAGAGACCACCAGCTGCATGAACTCTGTCTTCATGGCGAATATCCTTTTGTTCTTCACCTGCCTCTGCTGCGGCTCCAGCCCTTACAGCTGATTTGTCACATATAACGGCTGCAAAGAGTTTCTAACTGTTACGTCAAAATAGGCAGGTCGAACCTCCAAGAAATCAGGGTGAAAAGCATCACCAGGACGGCTTTCAGTAGAACCATTGCACCTCATCTCCCTCATAATTTCTCTGTTCTCAATCAATAAGGCCTGGGAAATAACTTCTGCCAATGCATTGTGTTTACGTGTGCACACTGGACCAAACCACAACCAAGAAGGTGATCTCCAAAAAGTGTCAATGTGCTGACCACAACTGCACAGAACAGATAATCGTGAACTCAATCTAAAGACTGCAACTCAACATCAATTTCAAGGAGTTCTTGACTCCTCGCTGCAGAATGATACAAAGAAGTCAGCCAGTCTGCGAGACCTAGCTCGTATGAATTCAATATTAGCTCCTCATGTAAGGTCATGGCTTATGGCAATACCCAACCCCAATTTAGGCGTGGTCATGTCACCATCAGAATTCGTTGTTGACGTTCCGATTCGTCTAGGTTTTACCGTTCTTTCCATTCCCACCTGCTTCATCAAGATGTACCTGTGGTCAAGTCCTCGActagccttgaacttccagaccagagagcgtgcgAACTCTATTCTGGACCAcaacgatactaaaatgatttcggaagtacttatcaaaaagtgatgctaaatggtagtctaacagcctaCGATCATTTTACTaagttcaataatgagatgggAAGATACCAAACTTTGGCATTACggaaacatatcatttgtaaatgccacgcaatctcacgaacaaagaagagacgtctgccgtgtttgctgcgatatcttggtggaaggcatgaaacgacgactctttcaTTCTGCGGCAGAACCCTAGTTAGTCTAACAGGTCAACTAGCAACACTACCGCTTggccagttgtcaaaggtgatggtctagaaacgctgctgtgcatgtcctgtcaccgtaAGCTTgaaagatcgaagaactgaagctgaaactaaaactgaGACGTGTGCGTCCACCAGAGTCTATTCACGACTCTTGCATGCACTTGGCACCTCTGGCTTGCATTTAGCTGACAGAAGGATTTCACACACGCATATCAACGTTAATGCACTAAGCATAGCCAATTACTgttaaaccaatcagaatttacaactaACATTCCagttctaagacgctgattggcttagaaggctattttcgaaatcattttagtaccatCCTGATCCAGACCAGAGTTTGCACGCTTTGCGTGctgtgctctctggtctgaaaATTCAAGGCTAGTCCTCGACCACTTTGGTGACCACATCTTGGATTGCCATTACGGACTGTTACGTATAAAGAGACATGATGCCCTATGTGACACAATATTTCATGCCCTTATTACTGATAATTCTGGATGCCTTTGCAAACAACGCTGCAAGCAGCGACACAAATTTGACACCAGGGATTTGTTTCACAAGGAATTTCAACAAGGTCGTCCAGTGTATTTCGAGATAACTACGCAaaattctcttcagtcgagtTATATCAGTATATCAGCTCAAGAAGCTGGAGCTGCAGCTTTAGCAGGAGAATCAGAGAAAGATGAGAAACATCAGGAAGCAGTGGAGACAACTAGCTGCATGTTCTTTCCATTAGCTGTTGAAACCTTTGGTGTATGGTCTGCCAACAGTCTCGAGACTTTGAAACGCATTGCAAGGACAATTTTAACAACAGGAAGAACTGTCAGCAAAGCCATCAGCAATGTACACCAACAACTTTCTGTTCGCTTGTGGCAATATAATGTAAGAATAATTTTAGAAAGACTAGCTATATGTAGTGTGGACTCAATCCTATCCAAGCAGCCAACTTGAAAGCAAAGTAGTGATTTAAttgtaaagtatgagtacttgtctgcAAAAGTTTTGTAATCGGCGTGTGAGTTCCAGTACCACACAACTTCCTTTTCTACCAGTTAGAAAGAACTGTCTCTATCACACGCAAATGCACATTTTCTGCGAAGATCTTGTGAGGGACACGGAGATCCTGTTTGCGGGCCCATGCAGAGAACGGTGTTTCAAGTAACAGGCAAAGAACGGTGTTTCAAGTAACAGGCAAAGAACGGTGTTTCAAGTAACAGGCAAAGAACGGTGTTTCAAGTAACAGGCAAAGAAAGGCACAGCGAAGATCCTGTGAGCGAGACAAAAATCCCGTGAGTGAAACGAAGATCCAAACTGGGAAGTTGATCGGCACTCAGGTCTTGTGAGTAGGCTAAATCGACAAGTGTTTCAAGTCTACCTACATACTAACACGTAAGGAATGATTGGAGAAGCAAAGATCCTGTGAGCAGCTTCGAGAATGGCGAAGATTCCATGAAACTGGCAAGTCGGCACGTGCATGCGACTCTATGTCACACGCAGAGAAAAGCGTGGCAAACAGCATGCCAAAATTTCACAGCAAAAAACTTGTCCCAACTTCGTCTGAACGTGCTAGCGCCAAAATGATAGTCAAAGTTCATGCCTCCTGCATAGCCATGCAAGACAATATAAAAATTGTGGCATTTTATAGAAGCATTTCAGAGCTAGGCTATCCCAAAGTGAAAATCAGAGTTAATATGAACTACTAGTGCCATCCCTACTTAGGGAGTGCTAGCGCACTCCCCAATAaaaacattattaattaataaataatatatatatttatacagtgGGTAAATCCCACCGCTCTACATTGGAGCACCCCTCACTGCCTTATGCAAGAAGAATGGAGGTTACAGGTCAATTGCGGTGGGGAGTTTTACGACGTTTGGTAAGTCGTCTGTTGCGCAGCTGCAAACTCACGTTTTTTGCCTGATCTTTTTTTGCCATATGTACAAGTTCGAGTGGGAATAAAGGGGAGCATGGAAGTTGCTATATACACTTTACAAACTTTCATTGAAGAAAATGGTAATAACGAAGATCTATGGTGTGTGAAAGTTGACATGGCAAATGCATTTAATAATTGTGACCGCTCTTCATTTCTCAACCGTCTTTTAAAAAGAAATGCCTAATCTAGTGCTGTGGGTACAATGGTGTTATACATCTGCAGAGAAACTCAGATTTGGTTCACATCATATATTGTCTCCAGCAGGGGTTCAACAAGGTGATCCACTGGGTCCgtttctgttttctttggTCATACTGCAACTCTTGGATGATATTGATCCTCTCTTGGGTATGCAATTGAATCTATGGTAGCTTGATGGCGGATCTCTTGTTGGATCTCGTCATGCGGTTTGCCAGTTATTGAACTCGATGTTGGAGAAAGGCCCTTCATTTGGTCTCAAGCTCAATTTAGACAAATGTGAAATATTTTCGTCAACAGGTGACCAGATGTTCTCAGAATTCCAACTGCAATACGTCGAATCTGTTTGATCAAAAGTAGAGCAGAACTTCTTGGTTCTCCAATAATTGGGTCTGATCACCTTTTTGATGAGTTTATTAGCAAATGTGTGAACAGTGTTCTTCAAATGCAGAGTCATTTACCTGATCTCAACAATTCACAAATTGAGTTCCATCTTCTTCGATCGTGTCTTGGTCTGTGCAAGATCAATTACATCCTTCGAACTGTCCATCCTAACCATACCATGTCTCGTTTTACTGCATTTAATGCAGGCCTTCGTCATTCTCTGGAAATATCGATACATGCTTCTTTACCTAATCATGCATGGCAAGAGGCGATTTTACCCATGCGTTTTGGAGGTCTTGGTTTCAGACAAGCAAAACAACTGCACCAGCAGCTTTCACTTCCTGTTGCAATTCTATCAGAGAATTTCATTTTCTTACTCCAACTATGTCAGACAATTGGTACGACCTACTttacaaccacaacaacatctGATGCCTCACTTTCTGGATACATACctggagaagatgaagctcaCAGTCATTTTAGAAACATTCTTGCTGATTTTCATAAGGAGGTTACTACAGACTTGTCATCTATGTCTGAGAAGTCTCTACAGTCACAGATCCAGTTCTTCGCTAATCTCAAGGAATCTCGCAGCCTTCAAGATAATGCTCGCCTAAACACCGTATCATCGATTTATGCCGCAGCCTGGTTGCGGGCAATTCCCAACCCAAAGTTAGGCCTCGCTACGGCTTCGCATGAATTTGTGATTGCAGTCAAACTCTGGCTGGAAATTCCTATCTTTCCAGATTTTTCCAAGGCTATACGTTGTATGTGTGGACATACAATTGATTCATTTGGAGATCATCTCCTTGGATGTGGTCACGGTTCTCTACGATCCAGACGTCATAATGCTCTTCGAGACATCATCTATCACATGTTACTTGTTGATGATGCTGGTTCACACCTTGAGGAGCATTGCAGTACCACTTCTTTCAATCGTCCTGGGGATGTCTATCGTCCCAATTTCACAAACGGCAAGCCTGCTTATTTTGATGTTTCCATTTGGAACACCATGCAGCCTTCGTACATTATACCTGCTTCAACTTTGGCTGGAGCTGCTGCATTTACTGGAGAGGAAGAAAAAGATGCTCATCGCCAGACGAACGTGGAAGCTTCTACCCTTTGATAGTTGAAACGTTTGGTTTTTGGACACCTGCTAGTTTAGCTACACTAAGAATAGTTGTCTCTAAAATGATGACAAAAACTAGACTATCATTTAGTCAAGCGTTTAGTAATTTGTTAGAACAATTATCTGTTCGTCTTTGGCAGTTTAATGCTAAAATACTAAATAATAGATTATATTTAGCAGTGGATGTAGAGCGGTGGCATTTACCCACTgtataaacaaatataaagatatatatatatatatatatatatatatttatattgtttttcttttttagATTGGTTAATTTTACACATACCCCTCATAGTTTGTCTCCTCTTCCTGCAGCCTGACATGCTCAGAATATTGGTCGTCTTCTCTTCCATTCTGCTGGTCAAGGGGATAAAAAAAGCTGCCAATGGCCATTTCATCAACCCATGCACCATTTTCAAGTAGAATTTTAACCATCTCATAATCCCCATTAACAATAGCAAGGTGCAGAGGTGACTCTCCTGTAAGGATTTGACATGCATCAAGAAGAACtaaatattacataaaatacgTACACACTGTCACATGTCACAATACCTACCATAGTACAGATCTCCAAGATATATGTCATTAACAAGTCCTGGACATTCTGCAATCATCTCTCTGGCAAGATCCTTGTACAGCGAGCTGTTGTTGAGTAAACACAAATGAAGAGCAGTCTCTCCAACAGCTCCCCGCTTGTCAGTATCCCACCAAACTCGCCGAGTTTGCGATTCCGGGACGTGTCCGGTTTCTATGACGACTTCAGGAAACACGGAGTTCTTCTTGACATATCGTTGTTTCTTTTTGTTCCCTTTCTCTTTGGACTCCCTGTATACCCGGCGTTTTCTCACCAAATCCCTTATTGACACTTCGTAACCCTCTCTTCCATTTCTGAGAAAAGGAGCCAACTTTTGTCGTAACAGACGTCTGAAATCGTCCATGGCGTC encodes the following:
- the LOC134191585 gene encoding uncharacterized protein LOC134191585; the protein is MGNLFSQEEESEIHRIQTSGVASRSNVDQVNSRDDQSGLYSLVKLKGGGMLVEGLRKAQTDGTTDAMDDFRRLLRQKLAPFLRNGREGYEVSIRDLVRKRRVYRESKEKGNKKKQRYVKKNSVFPEVVIETGHVPESQTRRVWWDTDKRGAVGETALHLCLLNNSSLYKDLAREMIAECPGLVNDIYLGDLYYGESPLHLAIVNGDYEMVKILLENGAWVDEMAIGSFFYPLDQQNGREDDQYSEHVRLQEEETNYEGSLAIGNT